A single region of the Malus sylvestris chromosome 8, drMalSylv7.2, whole genome shotgun sequence genome encodes:
- the LOC126632194 gene encoding ABC transporter G family member 14-like isoform X1 yields the protein MEVYMTMDASTQEDIFHPSCVTVCVCVYIYICISKSYIFMCSQARSLWDANLNQAKSSTPTYLCPSPTIAHNKIIEKKDKTQTFNFAMSLSSIVPKPAEYGGSDSTCATTVEGSPEMPAGNQNKAAPATQVNSQAFLQLTLYPITLKFEEVFYKVKVDQKGSRDSSRSREKSILSGITGMVCPGEILAMLGPSGSGKTTLLTALGGRLNHQNNSKFMSGKISYNGQSFCGAIKRRTGFVAQDDVLYPHLTVTETLVFTAMLRLPNSLGRDEKVQHVEHVISELGLTRCRSSMIGGPLFRGISGGEKKRVSIGQEMLINPSLLLLDEPTSGLDSTTAQRILTTLKRLASGGRTLVTTIHQPSSRIYHMFDKLVLLSEGSPIYYGPASAALDYFSSIGFSTSLPSVNPADLLLDLANGIAPDSKHACEQRENTNTEQEQKMVRKALISAYDKNIYAKLKDELCAGLEVNNYNNYMKEAASASNSLSISSLALIFLAPEQYWCTSWWHQFKVLLQRGLRERRYEAFNRLRIFQVISVATLGGLLWWRTPTSHIEDRIALLFFFSVFWGFYPLYNAVFTFPQERRMLIKERSSGMYRLSSYFLARTVGDLPLELALPTAFVLIIYWMGGLKPDPFTFILSLLVVLYNVLVSQSLGLAIGAILMDIKQATTLASVTTLVFLIAGGYYIQQIPPFIVWLKYLSYSYYCYKLLLGVQYDEDDFYECSKGVLCRVGDLPAVKSMGGLEHLWLDVSILALMLLGYRLLAYLALHRVRLRR from the exons ATGGAGGTCTACATGACCATGGATGCGAGCACACAAGAGGACATCTTCCATCCTTCGTGTGtgactgtgtgtgtgtgtgtctatatatatatatgcatatcgAAAAGCTATATATTTATGTGCTCCCAGGCTCGTTCGCTTTGGGACGCCAACTTAAATCAAGCCAAGTCAAGTACGCCTACGTACTTGTGCCCTTCCCCAACCATCGCACACAACAAAATTATCGAAAAAAAGGATAAAACACAAACATTCAACTTTGCAATGTCTCTCAGCAGCATAGTGCCAAAACCAGCAGAATATGGCGGCAGCGACAGTACTTGTGCTACTACTGTTGAAGGTTCGCCGGAGATGCCTGCTGGAAACCAGAACAAGGCAGCGCCCGCCACCCAAGTTAATTCACAAGCTTTCCTACAACTGACGTTGTACCCTATAACTTTAAAG TTTGAGGAGGTGTTTTACAAAGTGAAAGTGGACCAGAAAGGGAGTAGGGATAGCAGCAGATCTAGAGAAAAAAGTATACTGAGTGGGATAACAGGTATGGTATGTCCGGGAGAGATACTAGCCATGTTAGGGCCATCTGGAAGTGGGAAGACGACCCTCCTTACTGCCCTGGGAGGGCGCCTCAATCATCAGAATAACAGCAAGTTCATGTCAGGCAAGATCAGCTACAACGGCCAGTCATTCTGCGGGGCCATCAAACGACGAACGGGATTCGTTGCCCAGGACGACGTTCTGTACCCGCATCTCACCGTGACTGAGACTCTTGTGTTCACGGCTATGCTGAGGCTGCCCAACAGCCTGGGCCGGGACGAGAAAGTGCAGCACGTGGAGCACGTGATCAGTGAGCTGGGCTTGACTCGGTGCCGGAGCAGCATGATAGGGGGCCCACTGTTTAGAGGGATATCAGGGGGtgagaagaagagggtgagtATAGGTCAAGAGATGCTGATTAACCCGAGCTTACTTTTGCTGGATGAGCCCACCTCAGGGTTGGACTCCACTACAGCTCAGCGGATCCTGACCACACTAAAAAGGCTTGCTAGTGGGGGCCGAACCCTTGTCACCACCATCCACCAGCCCTCCAGCCGCATCTACCACATGTTTGATAAGCTCGTCCTACTTTCCGAGGGCTCACCCATTTATTATGGCCCTGCTTCTGCGGCCCTAGATTATTTTTCCTCCATCGGTTTCTCCACGTCCTTGCCTAGTGTTAATCCTGCTGATCTTTTGCTGGATCTTGCTAACG GAATCGCCCCTGATTCCAAACATGCATGTGAGCAGCGCGAGAATACGAACACGGAACAGGAGCAAAAGATGGTGAGAAAAGCTCTCATTTCTGCCTACGATAAGAACATTTATGCAAAGTTGAAAGATGAGCTCTGTGCTGGTTTGGAGGTCAACAACTACAACAATTACATGAAAGAAGCTGCTTCTGCAAGTAATTCCTTAAGCATATCCTCTCTCGCTCTCATTTTCCTAGCCCCTG AGCAATATTGGTGTACAAGCTGGTGGCACCAGTTCAAGGTGCTGCTTCAGAGGGGGTTAAGGGAGCGAAGGTACGAAGCCTTCAACAGGCTAAGGATTTTCCAAGTAATAAGTGTGGCCACGCTTGGTGGACTCCTCTGGTGGCGCACACCCACTTCTCACATTGAAGACCGT ATCGCtttgctcttcttcttctccgtgtTCTGGGGGTTCTACCCACTGTACAATGCAGTGTTCACATTTCCCCAGGAGAGAAGGATGCTGATAAAAGAACGATCATCGGGAATGTACCGGCTTTCATCGTACTTCCTTGCAAGAACAGTTGGAGACCTGCCGCTGGAGCTGGCACTGCCAACGGCATTTGTGTTGATAATCTATTGGATGGGAGGGCTTAAACCGGACCCCTTTACATTCATCCTGTCCCTGCTTGTGGTTCTGTACAACGTGCTGGTCTCCCAAAGTCTAGGGTTAGCCATTGGTGCCATTCTGATGGACATAAAGCAAGCCACCACTTTGGCCTCGGTTACAACACTTGTCTTCCTCATCGCCGGGGGTTACTACATTCAACAGATTCCCCCCTTCATCGTGTGGCTCAAGTACTTGAGCTATAGCTACTACTGTTACAAGCTTCTTCTTGGGGTCCAATACGATGAGGACGACTTTTATGAGTGCTCCAAGGGTGTCTTGTGCCGAGTCGGAGATTTGCCCGCCGTCAAATCCATGGGTGGTCTCGAACACTTGTGGCTCGATGTCTCCATTCTCGCCTTAATGTTACTGGGTTACCGCCTTCTTGCTTATCTTGCACTCCATCGAGTGCGCTTGAGGAGATAA
- the LOC126632195 gene encoding uncharacterized zinc finger CCHC domain-containing protein At4g19190 yields the protein MEGEEEGGIRLSKRFSDKGGEGGGGGEVDYKNKSGTAWSHSYLNQKPWHPLSYPNQRRKWIAEQIQAQRQRRTEEVSREYAQEQEFFRQAALVSKKDKEKIETMKAVSFMYVRPPGYNAESAKAAEIADESAREHPQTQALTDATATSTSSQRPPESLPPTAEHAKKSRPKDVFGRPLPTEQEFEVLKNAPRLETGVPTRAKPFGVEVRNVKCVRCGTFGHQSGDRECPLKDAIMPNEESRLKRDDPLTAILAHTDPSEPLKWELKQKPGISPPRGGFKPDDPNQQIVAEDTIFDEYGGFLSGNAIPELLTNFSSKPRIKSTKKNKHKKKQSSPVSGEDGFSSSYEDDKKSKKKMSKVNKKKHSHSESSSSEILEFDRHKVKRRVKHCYSCEKSNPEKHHKSTKNRKKHSDSSENSEIYRHRSRRDNSRDRCTVSSEDSEALKHHRDVQRRRKHSFSFEESIHEKHRRSRMIRQKHSHSYEDSKIDRHCGRDVSRDRLNNSSEGSESDRHLKSGKSRHRHSNSSEDSDTEKQNRHRKSRDRHSYSYGETENEKHHKSTNRKHKRFCT from the exons ATGGAAGGTGAAGAGGAAGGAGGGATAAGGCTGAGCAAGAGATTTTCGGAcaaaggaggagaaggaggaggaggtggggaGGTTGATTACAAGAATAAGTCAGGCACGGCGTGGAGCCACTCGTACCTGAATCAGAAGCCATGGCACCCTCTCTCTTACCCCAATCAGCGCCGTAAGTGGATCGCAGAGCAGATCCAGGCCCAGCGTCAGCGTCGTACCGAGGAGGTCTCCCGCGAG TATGCCCAAGAGCAGGAATTCTTTCGGCAGGCCGCTCTCGTCTCCAagaaagacaaggaaaag ATTGAGACTATGAAAGCTGTTAGCTTTATGTATGTTCGACCGCCTGGTTACAATGCCGAAAGTGCAAAAGCTGCAGAGATTGCTGATGAGAGTGCAAGAGAGCACCCACAAACACAAGCTCTAACAGATGCTACTGCTACTTCCACTTCAAG CCAACGCCCACCCGAGTCTTTGCCTCCTACCGCTGAACATGCCAAGAAATCAAGGCCTAAAGATGTGTTTGGCCGTCCTTTACCAACAGAACAAgaatttgaagttttgaaaaatGCTCCAAG GCTGGAGACTGGTGTTCCTACGAGGGCAAAACCATTTGGAGTTGAAGTGCGCAATGTAAAGTGCGTAAGGTGTGGAACTTTTGGTCACCAAAGTGGCGACCGTGAATGTCCGTTGAAGGATGCCATAATGCCCAACGAAGAGAGCCGTTTGAAAAGGGACGACCCTTTGACTGCTATTCTTGCCCACACAGATCCTAGCGAG CCTTTAAAGTGGGAACTCAAGCAAAAACCAGGAATTAGTCCTCCACGTGGAGGGTTTAAACCAGATGATCCCAACCAACAAATAGTTGCTGAGGACACCATATTTGATGAATATGGAG GGTTTCTCAGCGGGAATGCCATCCCTGAGTTGCTGACCAACTTCTCAAGCAAACCCAGGATCAAGTCCACAAAGAAGAACAAGCACAAAAAAAAGCAGTCATCACCAGTTAGTGGGGAAGACGGGTTTTCATCTTCTTATGAGGATGATAAGAagtcaaagaagaagatgagcaaGGTAAATAAGAAGAAGCACAGCCATTCTGAATCAAGCTCATCAGAGATTCTGGAATTTGATAGGCATAAAGTAAAGCGTAGAGTCAAGCATTGTTATTCATGTGAGAAATCAAATCCTGAAAAGCATCACAAAAGTACAAAGAACAGAAAGAAGCATTCTGATTCATCTGAAAATTCCGAGATTTATAGGCATCGCAGCAGAAGGGACAACAGCAGAGACAGGTGTACTGTTTCATCTGAAGATTCTGAGGCTCTGAAGCACCATAGAGATGTCCAGCGCAGACGCAAGCACTCTTTTTCATTTGAGGAATCGATTCATGAAAAACATCGTAGAAGTAGAATGATCAGACAGAAGCATTCTCATTCATATGAAGATTCCAAGATTGATAGGCATTGCGGAAGGGACGTGAGCAGAGACAGGTTAAATAATTCATCTGAAGGCTCTGAGTCTGATAGACACCTTAAAAGTGGCAAAAGCAGACACCGGCATTCTAATTCATCTGAAGATTCTGACACAGAGAAGCAAAATAGACATAGAAAGAGCAGGGATAGGCACTCTTACTCATATGGTGAAACCGAAAATGAGAAGCATCATAAAAGTACTAACAGAAAACACAAGCGCTtttgtacttga
- the LOC126632194 gene encoding ABC transporter G family member 14-like isoform X2: MCSQARSLWDANLNQAKSSTPTYLCPSPTIAHNKIIEKKDKTQTFNFAMSLSSIVPKPAEYGGSDSTCATTVEGSPEMPAGNQNKAAPATQVNSQAFLQLTLYPITLKFEEVFYKVKVDQKGSRDSSRSREKSILSGITGMVCPGEILAMLGPSGSGKTTLLTALGGRLNHQNNSKFMSGKISYNGQSFCGAIKRRTGFVAQDDVLYPHLTVTETLVFTAMLRLPNSLGRDEKVQHVEHVISELGLTRCRSSMIGGPLFRGISGGEKKRVSIGQEMLINPSLLLLDEPTSGLDSTTAQRILTTLKRLASGGRTLVTTIHQPSSRIYHMFDKLVLLSEGSPIYYGPASAALDYFSSIGFSTSLPSVNPADLLLDLANGIAPDSKHACEQRENTNTEQEQKMVRKALISAYDKNIYAKLKDELCAGLEVNNYNNYMKEAASAKQYWCTSWWHQFKVLLQRGLRERRYEAFNRLRIFQVISVATLGGLLWWRTPTSHIEDRIALLFFFSVFWGFYPLYNAVFTFPQERRMLIKERSSGMYRLSSYFLARTVGDLPLELALPTAFVLIIYWMGGLKPDPFTFILSLLVVLYNVLVSQSLGLAIGAILMDIKQATTLASVTTLVFLIAGGYYIQQIPPFIVWLKYLSYSYYCYKLLLGVQYDEDDFYECSKGVLCRVGDLPAVKSMGGLEHLWLDVSILALMLLGYRLLAYLALHRVRLRR; encoded by the exons ATGTGCTCCCAGGCTCGTTCGCTTTGGGACGCCAACTTAAATCAAGCCAAGTCAAGTACGCCTACGTACTTGTGCCCTTCCCCAACCATCGCACACAACAAAATTATCGAAAAAAAGGATAAAACACAAACATTCAACTTTGCAATGTCTCTCAGCAGCATAGTGCCAAAACCAGCAGAATATGGCGGCAGCGACAGTACTTGTGCTACTACTGTTGAAGGTTCGCCGGAGATGCCTGCTGGAAACCAGAACAAGGCAGCGCCCGCCACCCAAGTTAATTCACAAGCTTTCCTACAACTGACGTTGTACCCTATAACTTTAAAG TTTGAGGAGGTGTTTTACAAAGTGAAAGTGGACCAGAAAGGGAGTAGGGATAGCAGCAGATCTAGAGAAAAAAGTATACTGAGTGGGATAACAGGTATGGTATGTCCGGGAGAGATACTAGCCATGTTAGGGCCATCTGGAAGTGGGAAGACGACCCTCCTTACTGCCCTGGGAGGGCGCCTCAATCATCAGAATAACAGCAAGTTCATGTCAGGCAAGATCAGCTACAACGGCCAGTCATTCTGCGGGGCCATCAAACGACGAACGGGATTCGTTGCCCAGGACGACGTTCTGTACCCGCATCTCACCGTGACTGAGACTCTTGTGTTCACGGCTATGCTGAGGCTGCCCAACAGCCTGGGCCGGGACGAGAAAGTGCAGCACGTGGAGCACGTGATCAGTGAGCTGGGCTTGACTCGGTGCCGGAGCAGCATGATAGGGGGCCCACTGTTTAGAGGGATATCAGGGGGtgagaagaagagggtgagtATAGGTCAAGAGATGCTGATTAACCCGAGCTTACTTTTGCTGGATGAGCCCACCTCAGGGTTGGACTCCACTACAGCTCAGCGGATCCTGACCACACTAAAAAGGCTTGCTAGTGGGGGCCGAACCCTTGTCACCACCATCCACCAGCCCTCCAGCCGCATCTACCACATGTTTGATAAGCTCGTCCTACTTTCCGAGGGCTCACCCATTTATTATGGCCCTGCTTCTGCGGCCCTAGATTATTTTTCCTCCATCGGTTTCTCCACGTCCTTGCCTAGTGTTAATCCTGCTGATCTTTTGCTGGATCTTGCTAACG GAATCGCCCCTGATTCCAAACATGCATGTGAGCAGCGCGAGAATACGAACACGGAACAGGAGCAAAAGATGGTGAGAAAAGCTCTCATTTCTGCCTACGATAAGAACATTTATGCAAAGTTGAAAGATGAGCTCTGTGCTGGTTTGGAGGTCAACAACTACAACAATTACATGAAAGAAGCTGCTTCTGCAA AGCAATATTGGTGTACAAGCTGGTGGCACCAGTTCAAGGTGCTGCTTCAGAGGGGGTTAAGGGAGCGAAGGTACGAAGCCTTCAACAGGCTAAGGATTTTCCAAGTAATAAGTGTGGCCACGCTTGGTGGACTCCTCTGGTGGCGCACACCCACTTCTCACATTGAAGACCGT ATCGCtttgctcttcttcttctccgtgtTCTGGGGGTTCTACCCACTGTACAATGCAGTGTTCACATTTCCCCAGGAGAGAAGGATGCTGATAAAAGAACGATCATCGGGAATGTACCGGCTTTCATCGTACTTCCTTGCAAGAACAGTTGGAGACCTGCCGCTGGAGCTGGCACTGCCAACGGCATTTGTGTTGATAATCTATTGGATGGGAGGGCTTAAACCGGACCCCTTTACATTCATCCTGTCCCTGCTTGTGGTTCTGTACAACGTGCTGGTCTCCCAAAGTCTAGGGTTAGCCATTGGTGCCATTCTGATGGACATAAAGCAAGCCACCACTTTGGCCTCGGTTACAACACTTGTCTTCCTCATCGCCGGGGGTTACTACATTCAACAGATTCCCCCCTTCATCGTGTGGCTCAAGTACTTGAGCTATAGCTACTACTGTTACAAGCTTCTTCTTGGGGTCCAATACGATGAGGACGACTTTTATGAGTGCTCCAAGGGTGTCTTGTGCCGAGTCGGAGATTTGCCCGCCGTCAAATCCATGGGTGGTCTCGAACACTTGTGGCTCGATGTCTCCATTCTCGCCTTAATGTTACTGGGTTACCGCCTTCTTGCTTATCTTGCACTCCATCGAGTGCGCTTGAGGAGATAA